A genomic region of Rhodohalobacter sp. 614A contains the following coding sequences:
- a CDS encoding sodium:solute symporter family protein, whose translation MSIQVWTFIIVGVTFALYIGIAVWSRVASTSDFYIAGGRVHPVANGMATAADWMSAASFISMAGLIAFLGYDGSVYLMGWTGGYVLLALLLAPYLRKFGKFTVPDFVGDRYYSSTARVVAILCAIFISFTYVAGQMRGVGIVFSRFLDVGITSGVLIGMVIVFFYAVLGGMKGITYTQVAQYCVLIFAYLVPVIFVSILMTGNPIPQLGFGGTLADEPGVFLLDRLDGLMTELGFTAYTDGTKPPIDVFFITAALMVGTAGLPHVIIRFFTVPKVKDARISAGYALIFIVALYSTAPAVAAFVKANLINDISNVEYTEAPEWFHNWETTGLLQFEDANNDGRIQYHADPEINELTIDRDIMVLASPEIANLPNWVVGLVAAGGLAAALSTAAGLLLVLATSIAHDLFKRTLIPTMKEKTELIVARVTVFFTVLVAGYFGINPPGFVAQTVAFAFGLAAASFFPAILMGIFFKRMNKEGAIAGMAAGIIFTAAYIIYFTFINPELNNVDHWWFGISPEGIGTLGMILNFVVAITVMKFTKKPPQEIQDLVEDIRIPRQMRASDKEDSSD comes from the coding sequence ATGAGTATTCAAGTCTGGACCTTCATCATTGTCGGGGTTACGTTTGCGCTATATATTGGGATCGCGGTTTGGTCCCGAGTGGCCTCTACCAGTGATTTTTACATTGCCGGTGGGCGGGTTCACCCCGTAGCCAATGGCATGGCAACAGCCGCCGACTGGATGTCGGCCGCATCATTTATTTCCATGGCCGGCCTGATTGCTTTTCTCGGTTATGACGGATCTGTATACCTGATGGGATGGACCGGCGGGTATGTGCTTTTGGCGTTGTTATTAGCCCCATATCTGAGAAAATTCGGAAAATTCACCGTGCCCGATTTTGTGGGTGACCGATATTATTCAAGCACGGCGCGGGTTGTGGCAATTCTTTGTGCCATCTTTATCTCGTTCACCTATGTAGCCGGGCAGATGCGGGGCGTTGGTATTGTTTTTTCACGATTTCTGGATGTGGGAATCACAAGCGGTGTTTTGATTGGAATGGTGATCGTTTTCTTCTATGCGGTTTTGGGAGGAATGAAAGGGATTACCTACACACAGGTCGCACAATATTGCGTGTTGATATTTGCCTATCTTGTGCCGGTTATTTTTGTCTCGATTTTGATGACCGGAAACCCGATTCCCCAGCTCGGATTTGGTGGAACGTTGGCTGACGAACCGGGTGTTTTTCTTTTGGACAGGCTGGATGGGTTGATGACTGAACTTGGTTTTACGGCTTATACGGACGGCACGAAACCTCCAATTGATGTCTTTTTTATAACCGCCGCTCTGATGGTTGGAACTGCCGGACTTCCCCATGTGATCATACGGTTTTTTACCGTCCCAAAAGTAAAAGACGCCCGGATTTCTGCCGGATATGCTCTCATTTTTATTGTCGCCCTCTATAGTACCGCACCTGCGGTAGCTGCCTTTGTGAAAGCAAATTTGATTAACGATATCAGTAATGTTGAATATACCGAAGCGCCCGAATGGTTCCACAACTGGGAGACTACGGGTTTGCTTCAGTTTGAGGATGCCAACAATGATGGTCGCATTCAATATCACGCCGACCCGGAAATAAACGAATTGACAATTGACCGGGATATTATGGTTCTTGCAAGTCCGGAAATTGCAAATCTGCCGAATTGGGTTGTAGGGTTGGTCGCCGCTGGCGGACTGGCAGCAGCACTTTCAACCGCTGCGGGTTTGTTGCTTGTACTCGCTACATCCATAGCCCACGATCTTTTCAAACGAACGTTGATTCCCACGATGAAGGAGAAAACGGAGTTGATTGTCGCGCGGGTAACTGTGTTCTTTACGGTTTTAGTGGCCGGGTATTTCGGTATTAACCCCCCGGGATTTGTAGCCCAGACTGTAGCCTTTGCATTTGGTCTGGCAGCAGCCTCATTCTTCCCGGCTATTTTGATGGGAATTTTCTTCAAGCGAATGAATAAGGAGGGCGCAATTGCCGGGATGGCTGCCGGAATTATATTTACGGCTGCTTACATTATTTATTTCACCTTCATCAATCCGGAACTCAATAATGTGGATCATTGGTGGTTTGGAATTTCGCCGGAGGGTATCGGGACTTTAGGGATGATTTTAAACTTTGTAGTTGCAATAACAGTCATGAAGTTCACAAAGAAACCACCTCAGGAAATCCAGGATTTGGTGGAAGATATTCGTATTCCGAGACAAATGAGAGCGTCGGATAAGGAAGATTCTTCTGATTAG
- a CDS encoding alpha-ketoacid dehydrogenase subunit alpha/beta, whose product MIQTDKKLTKSEAEKIYKALLLPRLIEERMLNLLRQNKISKWFSGIGQEAISVATALTLDKNDYILPMHRNLGVFTTRGVPIYKLFCQLLGKADGFTGGRDRSFHFGSVEHKIFGMISHLATTMPVADGIALAQKLKGSNQVAISFCGDGATSEGDFHEALNLAAVWKLPVIFMIENNGYGLSTPVAEQYACENLVDRAAGYGLKGMQVDGNDFFAVQDAVQEARKSALNGTPVLIEAMTFRMRGHEEASGTFYVPDGEFEKWKEKDPILRFENWMRENTHSKSKKRLEDIRDEIRGTFEDDLQQALHADEPVFEVEKELKRAGLSPQPKPTKGSTSKDGKSSEKRFIDAIHLAQKQAFTEDDSFILFGQDIAEYGGVFKATEGFVEEFGKDRIRNTPIIESGAIGAAIGLAVEGFKPLVEMQFADFISCGFNQIINNLAKSRYRWLPDLNITIRAPHGGDVGAGPFHSQSPEGWFMQHPGLRILVPSSVEDAQNMLYTALYDPNPVLFFEHKRLYRSIKSTTPDQCKRIDLEKANVVREGSDISIITYGLGVHWAEEIADMYAKIGIDLEVIDLRSLAPIDWETILHSVQKTNKVLLLQEPSEILGPMSEISSGIMERGFKFLDAPVMRCSSLHTPVPFNKNMERGYLAKYRLKETLNRLIEY is encoded by the coding sequence GTGATCCAAACTGATAAAAAACTGACAAAATCCGAAGCTGAAAAAATCTATAAAGCACTTCTGCTTCCCCGGCTCATTGAGGAACGGATGCTTAACCTGCTTCGGCAAAATAAAATCAGCAAATGGTTTTCAGGAATTGGTCAGGAAGCAATTTCCGTTGCCACTGCCCTCACGCTCGACAAGAACGATTATATTCTTCCCATGCACCGCAATCTTGGTGTTTTTACAACACGCGGCGTACCTATCTACAAACTGTTTTGTCAACTTTTGGGGAAGGCGGACGGATTTACCGGCGGACGCGACCGCTCTTTTCATTTTGGTTCCGTTGAGCATAAAATATTCGGGATGATCTCCCATCTTGCCACCACCATGCCGGTAGCAGATGGCATTGCCCTGGCTCAAAAATTGAAAGGCTCCAACCAGGTTGCCATAAGTTTTTGCGGTGACGGAGCCACAAGCGAAGGCGATTTTCACGAAGCGCTGAACCTTGCCGCTGTCTGGAAATTGCCGGTCATTTTTATGATTGAAAATAACGGATACGGCCTTTCCACACCTGTTGCTGAACAGTATGCCTGCGAAAACCTCGTGGATCGTGCTGCAGGCTACGGCTTAAAAGGAATGCAAGTTGACGGTAACGACTTCTTTGCGGTTCAGGATGCCGTTCAGGAAGCCCGAAAATCTGCTTTGAATGGAACACCCGTTTTGATTGAAGCCATGACCTTTCGTATGCGCGGGCATGAAGAAGCATCTGGAACGTTTTACGTACCCGACGGAGAGTTTGAAAAGTGGAAAGAAAAAGATCCCATTCTCAGATTTGAAAACTGGATGCGTGAGAATACTCATTCGAAAAGCAAAAAGCGGCTTGAGGATATTAGGGATGAGATCCGCGGAACTTTTGAAGACGATTTACAGCAAGCCCTTCATGCAGATGAACCGGTTTTTGAGGTTGAAAAAGAACTCAAACGGGCTGGCCTTTCTCCTCAACCCAAACCGACAAAAGGTTCAACATCAAAGGATGGGAAATCCTCGGAAAAACGATTTATTGATGCCATTCATCTTGCCCAAAAACAGGCCTTTACAGAAGACGATTCCTTCATTCTTTTTGGACAGGATATTGCTGAATACGGCGGAGTTTTTAAGGCGACCGAAGGTTTTGTTGAGGAATTTGGAAAAGATCGAATTCGAAACACACCGATCATTGAATCAGGGGCAATCGGGGCAGCGATCGGTCTGGCTGTTGAAGGCTTTAAGCCATTGGTAGAAATGCAGTTTGCAGATTTTATTTCATGCGGATTCAACCAGATCATCAACAACCTCGCCAAAAGCCGCTACCGATGGTTACCGGATTTGAACATCACCATTCGTGCTCCTCATGGAGGAGATGTCGGCGCAGGTCCGTTTCACTCTCAAAGCCCCGAGGGTTGGTTTATGCAACATCCCGGGCTGAGAATTTTGGTTCCGTCTTCTGTTGAGGATGCACAAAATATGTTATACACGGCTTTGTATGATCCAAATCCCGTTCTCTTTTTTGAACACAAGCGGCTTTACAGAAGTATCAAATCAACAACTCCTGATCAGTGCAAACGGATAGATCTCGAAAAAGCGAATGTAGTTCGTGAAGGATCGGATATTTCCATCATCACTTATGGATTGGGGGTTCATTGGGCAGAAGAAATTGCCGACATGTATGCTAAAATAGGAATTGATCTTGAAGTTATTGATTTGAGATCTCTTGCACCGATCGACTGGGAAACCATTCTCCATTCCGTTCAAAAAACCAACAAAGTTTTACTGCTTCAGGAACCCTCTGAAATTCTTGGCCCGATGAGTGAAATTTCATCCGGAATTATGGAAAGAGGTTTTAAATTTCTGGATGCTCCGGTCATGCGCTGTTCTTCTCTTCATACGCCCGTCCCATTCAACAAAAATATGGAACGGGGTTATTTAGCTAAATATAGATTGAAAGAGACGTTGAATCGGTTGATAGAATACTGA
- a CDS encoding deoxyhypusine synthase family protein produces the protein MSKKGPVSNFITHHFRHFNAASLVDAAKAYEDQLNSGAKMMITLAGAMSSGELGLSLAEMIRQDKVHIITCTGANLEEDVFNLVAHNHYKRIPNYRDLSPQDEQELLEGHFNRVTDTCIPEEEAMRRIEDHLVKRWVKATEENERYLPHEYFYDLLLSGDLKGSYQIDPDDSWLMAAAKKNIPIIVPGWEDSTCGNFFASHCIEGETSPMAMKSGIEYMMMLTDWYQKNSQNGVGFFQIGGGIAGDFPICVVPMMEQDLGLKDTPLWSYFCQISDSTTSYGSYSGAVPNEKITWGKLGIDTPKFIIESDATIVAPLIFAYLLGW, from the coding sequence CTCACCATTTTCGCCATTTTAATGCAGCCTCCCTCGTTGATGCCGCCAAAGCTTACGAAGATCAACTCAATTCCGGTGCAAAAATGATGATCACCCTGGCCGGTGCCATGAGTTCCGGCGAGCTTGGATTGTCTCTTGCAGAGATGATTCGCCAGGATAAGGTTCATATCATCACCTGTACGGGAGCCAATCTTGAAGAAGATGTGTTTAATCTTGTTGCGCACAATCACTACAAGCGAATTCCGAATTATCGCGATCTGAGCCCACAGGATGAACAGGAACTTTTGGAAGGACATTTTAATCGTGTTACTGATACGTGTATTCCTGAAGAAGAAGCGATGCGCCGGATAGAAGATCACCTGGTAAAACGATGGGTAAAAGCAACGGAAGAAAATGAGCGATATCTCCCTCATGAGTACTTCTATGATTTACTTTTAAGTGGCGATTTGAAAGGCAGTTACCAGATTGATCCTGATGATTCATGGCTGATGGCGGCCGCCAAAAAAAATATTCCGATTATTGTACCCGGCTGGGAAGATTCCACGTGCGGTAATTTTTTTGCATCACATTGTATTGAAGGTGAAACCAGTCCGATGGCCATGAAGTCAGGGATTGAATATATGATGATGCTTACCGATTGGTATCAAAAAAATTCACAGAATGGAGTAGGATTTTTTCAGATTGGAGGCGGTATTGCCGGTGATTTTCCCATCTGTGTCGTCCCGATGATGGAACAGGATCTCGGTTTAAAAGACACGCCGCTCTGGTCCTATTTCTGTCAAATCAGTGATTCTACAACCAGCTATGGCTCATATTCTGGTGCGGTACCCAACGAAAAGATTACCTGGGGAAAACTCGGAATTGATACACCAAAATTTATTATCGAATCTGATGCTACCATTGTAGCTCCGCTTATTTTTGCGTATCTGTTGGGGTGGTAA